In one window of Macaca thibetana thibetana isolate TM-01 chromosome 5, ASM2454274v1, whole genome shotgun sequence DNA:
- the LOC126955600 gene encoding uncharacterized protein LOC126955600 produces the protein MIQQMHAWTHLSNRKLKLLIEKTDFLIPKASTLVEQVTSACKVCQQVNAGATRVPEGKRTRGNRPGVYWEIDFTEVKPHYAGYKYLLVFVDTFSGWVEAYPTRQETAHIVAKKILEEIFPRFGLPKVIGSDNGPAFVSQTDLQARLKGLQAVQAQIWAPLAELYQPGHPQTSHPFQVGDSVYVRRHRTQGLEPRWKGPYIVLLTTPTAIKVDGISTWIHASHAKAAPGTPGPTPPETWRLRRSEDPLKIRLSRI, from the exons atgatccagcagatgcatgcctggacacacttgagtaatcgaaagctaaaattactgattgaaaaaactgactttctaatcccaaaggcaagtaccctcgtagaacaagtgacatctgcctgtaaggtctgtcagcaggtaaacgctggggctacccgagtgccagaagggaaacgaactcgtggtaaccgcccaggagtctattgggaaatagacttcactgaagtaaaacctcactatgctggatataagtacttactggtgtttgtagataccttttcaggatgggtagaagcctaccccacccggcaagaaacggcacacatagtagccaagaaaattttggaagaaatctttcctagattcggacttcccaaggtaattgggtcagataacgggccggccttcgtttctcag ACTGACCTACAGGCCCGgctaaaaggactccaagcagtacaggcccaaatctgggcccccttggcagaactgtaccaaccaggacatccacagaccagtcaccccttccaggtgggagactctgtctacgttagacggcatcgcactcaaggactagagcctcggtggaaaggaccctacattgttctcctgacCACACCCACAGCCATAAAGGTTGACGGAATCTCCACTTGGATCCACGCATCCCACGCCAAGGCTGCTCCAGGGACGCCCGGACCAACACCACCTGAGACATGGAGACTCCGACGCTCCGAGGACCCgctcaagataagactctctcgTATCTAG